A genomic window from Salvia splendens isolate huo1 chromosome 11, SspV2, whole genome shotgun sequence includes:
- the LOC121754328 gene encoding protein FAR-RED IMPAIRED RESPONSE 1-like has protein sequence MEHEVMNEDDGDSYELSNQIEEDGDENMEDEEDLFGADKHACEELMKNGPQSGLEFESRERIFATYQAFAKDNGNWKISTFCNEHNHDLEPQLSEFMPAHRHLTTHLKVLLEAYDRAGSRLCKSVRTMEVLAGGPSNLGASTRDCRNHVDKMRRLRLGDGDANAIQKMFKRLQQNDRDFFYLIDIGDDSRLRHVMWIHPRSRAAYQDFHDVVSFDTTYLVNQYNMPFGTVVGVNHHHHSILLGCCLLSDERAESFKWFFSNWLDAMGGVQPTAILSDQDESITIALREVLPDSIHRFCLWHIVSKSSKKFRGIANFEMACLDFNRVIHGSFSIPEFENNWLDFQVKYNLHENSWIKNLYEIRQSWVPVYSKHIFWAGMMSTQRSESMHAFFDNYINSRSTLKIFVEQYEICIVDKIRKELQAEYSTKCRPITCVSEFKWESQFAKVYTNNIMELLQKQVKKIWNCNLILLESDSSSMDRYDITETRTSSKYPSPNELHFMVEHRPVGGYFDCNCKKFENKGIFCCHIEGFGIQKN, from the exons ATGGAGCATGAAGTTATGAATGAAGACGATGGAGATTCCTATGAACTTTCAAACCAAATTGAAGAAGATGGAGATGAGAATATGGAGGATGAAGAAGATTTATTTGGAGCTGATAAGCATGCATGTGAAGAGTTGATGAAAAATGGGCCTCAATCTGGTTTAGAGTTTGAAAGTAGAGAACGGATCTTTGCAACATATCAAGCTTTTGCGAAG GACAACGGCAATTGGAAGATTTCAACATTTTGCAATGAGCATAACCACGATCTAGAGCCACAACTTTCTGAATTTATGCCGGCACATAGGCACCTGACAACTCATTTGAAGGTCCTTTTAGAGGCATATGACCGTGCAGGATCAAGGTTATGTAAGAGTGTAAGAACGATGGAAGTTCTTGCCGGCGGGCCATCTAATTTAGGAGCTTCGACGAGAGATTGCAGAAATCATGTTGACAAAATGCGGAGGCTAAGACTAGGAGATGGAGATGCTAATGCCATTCAAAAGATGTTTAAGAGGCTGCAGCAAAATGATAGAGACTTCTTTTATCTGATCGATATTGGTGATGATTCTAGACTTCGCCATGTCATGTGGATTCATCCGCGGAGTAGGGCTGCATACCAGGATTTCCACGACGTCGTGAGCTTTGACACGACTTATCTCGTCAATCAATACAATATGCCTTTTGGAACTGTTGTGGGGGTTAATCATCACCACCACTCCATTCTATTAGGATGTTGTCTATTGAGCGACGAGCGTGCAGAATCATTCAAATGGTTCTTTAGTAATTGGCTGGACGCAATGGGAGGTGTTCAACCGACGGCAATTTTGAGTGATCAAGATGAAAGCATTACGATCGCATTGAGAGAAGTATTGCCTGACAGTATCCACCGCTTCTGTTTGTGGCATATTGTTTCGAAGAGCTCCAAGAAATTCAGAGGTATCGCTAATTTTGAAATGGCTTGTTTAGATTTCAATCGAGTGATACATGGCAGTTTTAGTATTCCGGAATTTGAAAATAATTGGCTCGATTTTCAAGTTAAGTATAACTTACATGAAAATAGTTGGATAAAAAACTTATATGAAATAAGGCAAAGTTGGGTGCCAGTATACTCAAAGCACATCTTTTGGGCTGGCATGATGTCGACTCAAAGAAGTGAGTCAATGCATGCATTCTTCGATAATTACATCAATTCGAGGAGTACTTTGAAAATCTTTGTTGAGCAATATGAGATTTGTATCGTCGATAAGATTCGAAAAGAGCTTCAAGCTGAATATTCGACGAAGTGCAGGCCTATCACTTGTGTGTCAGAGTTTAAGTGGGAATCACAATTTGCTAAGGTATACACTAATAATATCATGGAGCTTCTTCAGAAACAAGTGAAAAAGATTTGGAATTGCAATCTCATTTTGTTGGAGTCAGATAGTAGCTCAATGGATAGATATGATATTACTGAGACACGTACATCGAGCAAGTATCCCTCTCCCAACGAGCTACATTTCATGGTTGAGCATCGGCCTGTTGGGGGCTATTTTGATTGCAATTGCAAGAAATTCGAGAACAAAGGTATTTTCTGCTGTCATATTGAAGGTTTTGGTATTCAAAAAAATTGA